In Bacillus sp. Cs-700, one genomic interval encodes:
- a CDS encoding acyl-CoA dehydrogenase family protein, giving the protein MTATITSELLQMKTMIRNFVENEVEPFAQQIEDEDAIPKHLIEKAKELGLFGMSIPEEYGGIGLNSEGKAVVLEQLGRTHNGYVSLISAHTGIGSTGLVKLASESLKQKYLPDMAVGNKIAAFALSEPGAGSDATNLSTNAVKQGDKWIINGMKHFITNGPVADVFTVIASTDKSKGAKGGITAFLVEKNFPGLIVGKRDKKMGLKGSYTCQIIFEDCEVPEENVIGEIGMGYISALKILGEGRIGLAARAVGSCDKLIEMSASYAKERIQFGKPIASNQAIQWMLADMATETEAARALTTMAAKKVDEGKKVIKEASMAKLYASEVFNRVADKAVQIHGGMGYVSDYPVERFYRDARITKIYEGTSEVQRMIISRHILDEY; this is encoded by the coding sequence ATGACTGCAACTATTACAAGTGAATTACTTCAGATGAAAACCATGATTCGAAACTTTGTTGAAAATGAGGTCGAACCATTTGCTCAGCAAATTGAAGATGAGGATGCGATTCCAAAACATTTAATCGAAAAAGCAAAAGAACTAGGTCTCTTTGGAATGAGTATCCCAGAGGAATATGGTGGCATCGGATTAAATTCTGAAGGAAAAGCTGTGGTATTAGAACAACTCGGACGCACGCACAACGGCTATGTATCTTTAATTAGTGCTCATACTGGTATTGGTAGTACTGGACTAGTGAAATTAGCTTCTGAATCACTTAAACAAAAGTACTTACCTGATATGGCTGTCGGAAACAAAATAGCCGCTTTTGCTTTATCGGAACCTGGAGCCGGATCAGACGCAACAAATTTATCAACCAATGCAGTGAAGCAGGGGGATAAATGGATCATTAATGGTATGAAACATTTTATTACGAATGGTCCTGTTGCAGATGTCTTTACAGTCATTGCATCTACTGATAAATCAAAAGGAGCTAAAGGTGGCATTACAGCATTTCTAGTAGAAAAGAATTTTCCAGGACTAATTGTAGGAAAACGCGATAAAAAGATGGGTTTGAAGGGCTCGTATACATGCCAAATTATCTTTGAGGATTGTGAAGTACCCGAAGAAAATGTAATTGGTGAAATTGGAATGGGATACATTTCAGCCCTTAAAATCCTTGGTGAGGGTCGAATTGGATTAGCTGCCCGAGCGGTAGGATCTTGCGATAAATTAATTGAGATGTCAGCTAGTTACGCCAAAGAACGTATACAATTTGGAAAGCCAATTGCCTCCAATCAAGCAATTCAGTGGATGCTTGCTGACATGGCAACTGAAACAGAAGCAGCTAGGGCACTAACGACCATGGCAGCTAAGAAAGTTGATGAAGGTAAGAAAGTGATTAAAGAAGCTTCAATGGCAAAACTCTATGCTTCGGAAGTATTCAACCGAGTTGCTGATAAAGCTGTACAGATTCATGGAGGAATGGGCTACGTTTCTGATTATCCAGTGGAACGCTTTTACAGAGATGCACGAATTACTAAAATTTATGAAGGAACAAGCGAAGTTCAGCGCATGATTATTTCAAGACACATTTTAGATGAATATTAA
- a CDS encoding sigma 54-interacting transcriptional regulator, with protein sequence MDLSTISQLSFPAFISKNGIIFSTNDAFRSIINDAEEQPVEEIFDSIEEHETFTITQYKDTRMLFITDQKDQFVYYIGKENTHFSDLEKQVTELEKLNRELDSIIDNSYDGIYITDNKGITLKTNTAIERLTGIPKEYYIGKNVDRLVNRGILKDSVTKKVLKQRRTVSVVQNNFEGKETLITGSPIFNNKGDIEKVITNIRDLSELNRLISELNSVQKKNAEYEKELELLKGYSNSGIIIESETMKELYETGTRIANFDATVLILGETGVGKDVLARFIYSKSKRASTGDFIKVNCGAIPQDLIESELFGYESGAFTGANRNGKPGMFEMADNGVLFLDEVGELPLKTQVKLLQVIQDNTIQRIGATKLKKVNVRIIAATNRNLLHMVKEQEFREDLFYRLNVIPLSIPPLRERRDDILPLIQFFLNRTNLKYNLDKHLKADLKNSLYELDWKGNVREMANLIERMVLTTSKRAISHDHLPDEYQKERADPHIHTLKEAVEITERNVLENAYSKYKSTYEISRVLNTSQPTIVRKLKKYQIGRS encoded by the coding sequence TTGGACTTATCGACTATTTCTCAACTGTCTTTTCCTGCTTTCATTTCAAAAAACGGAATCATTTTTTCAACAAATGACGCTTTTCGCTCCATCATAAACGATGCTGAAGAACAACCAGTTGAAGAGATTTTTGACAGCATAGAAGAACACGAAACATTTACTATAACCCAGTACAAGGACACACGAATGTTGTTCATTACGGATCAAAAAGATCAGTTCGTTTATTATATTGGGAAAGAAAACACTCATTTCTCTGATCTCGAAAAACAGGTAACAGAACTTGAGAAACTCAACAGGGAATTGGATTCAATTATCGATAATTCCTATGACGGAATTTATATTACCGATAACAAAGGAATCACATTGAAAACCAATACAGCGATTGAACGACTAACTGGAATCCCAAAGGAATATTACATTGGAAAAAATGTTGATCGTCTCGTCAATAGGGGCATATTAAAAGATTCCGTAACAAAAAAAGTACTGAAACAACGCCGAACTGTATCAGTCGTACAGAATAATTTCGAAGGAAAAGAAACGTTGATTACCGGTAGCCCAATCTTTAACAATAAAGGTGATATTGAAAAGGTGATCACGAACATACGAGATCTTTCTGAATTAAATAGACTTATATCTGAGTTGAATAGTGTTCAAAAAAAGAATGCCGAATATGAAAAAGAACTTGAGCTGTTAAAAGGATATTCAAACTCAGGGATTATTATTGAGAGTGAAACCATGAAAGAACTTTATGAAACAGGTACTAGAATCGCAAATTTTGATGCAACTGTTCTTATATTGGGTGAAACAGGTGTAGGAAAAGATGTTCTTGCTCGATTTATCTATTCAAAAAGCAAGAGAGCTTCAACCGGAGACTTTATTAAAGTAAATTGCGGTGCTATACCACAAGATCTAATTGAATCAGAGCTCTTCGGCTATGAAAGTGGCGCATTTACTGGCGCGAATCGCAATGGTAAGCCTGGGATGTTTGAAATGGCAGATAACGGGGTCCTATTTCTAGATGAAGTAGGTGAACTCCCATTAAAAACTCAAGTGAAATTACTCCAGGTTATTCAAGATAATACCATTCAACGCATAGGTGCTACGAAACTGAAAAAGGTTAATGTGCGAATTATTGCTGCAACCAATCGCAACCTCCTCCATATGGTAAAAGAACAGGAATTCAGAGAGGATTTATTTTATCGCCTTAATGTCATTCCTCTCTCTATTCCTCCATTAAGAGAGAGAAGAGATGATATTCTACCATTAATCCAGTTCTTCCTAAACCGAACGAATTTAAAATATAACCTTGATAAGCATTTAAAAGCGGACCTTAAAAATTCTCTTTATGAATTGGATTGGAAAGGGAATGTAAGAGAAATGGCTAATTTAATTGAACGAATGGTATTAACCACTTCTAAGCGTGCGATATCTCATGATCACCTTCCTGACGAATATCAAAAGGAAAGAGCAGATCCTCATATTCACACCCTTAAAGAAGCCGTTGAAATAACAGAACGTAACGTTTTAGAAAATGCCTATTCAAAATACAAAAGCACATATGAAATTTCTCGAGTTTTAAATACCAGTCAGCCAACAATTGTCAGAAAACTTAAGAAATATCAAATTGGACGATCATAA
- a CDS encoding 2-dehydropantoate 2-reductase — MKIGIAGTGAVGGYIGGMLAIANHEVVFLSRGPNLLRMQERGLKIKSPVDEVIIHKEFTHSLDTFSDVDLIILSVKSNDTINMARQLRQHISSSTPVLIMQNGVSNEEIAMEYFDLTCLYTAAVYLTSKMSEPGIIEMAGKPRLTIGSLDSGHVDEAKSLTHLFNEAGIQSKTSFNIMRAKWKKLLWNVTFNPLSAYAGVTVGQIIDQPELRDIAESALVEGMKIASHKGFSFQNELINQIFIGAKNADNHYTSMLQDRLSGKQLEIESICGYFLKEATKRGVSIPVIQSLYNNLATLDKRALR; from the coding sequence ATGAAAATCGGAATTGCTGGAACAGGAGCAGTTGGTGGTTATATTGGTGGCATGCTAGCCATTGCAAATCACGAGGTTGTATTTTTATCCAGAGGACCTAACTTGCTCAGGATGCAAGAACGGGGGTTAAAAATAAAAAGCCCCGTAGATGAAGTAATCATTCATAAGGAGTTTACACATTCACTGGATACATTTAGCGATGTGGATCTCATCATATTAAGTGTCAAATCAAACGATACAATCAATATGGCTAGACAGTTGCGCCAACATATATCTTCTAGTACTCCCGTTCTTATTATGCAAAACGGAGTCAGTAATGAAGAAATTGCAATGGAATATTTCGATCTTACTTGCCTATATACAGCTGCAGTATATTTAACATCCAAAATGTCAGAACCAGGTATCATCGAGATGGCAGGTAAACCAAGATTAACTATAGGGTCATTAGACTCTGGACATGTAGATGAAGCAAAATCTCTCACTCATTTGTTTAATGAAGCAGGAATTCAATCGAAAACATCATTCAATATTATGCGAGCTAAATGGAAGAAATTGTTGTGGAATGTAACATTTAATCCTCTTTCAGCCTATGCAGGTGTCACAGTGGGACAAATCATTGATCAACCAGAACTGCGTGATATAGCTGAGAGTGCTTTAGTGGAAGGGATGAAAATAGCGAGTCATAAAGGTTTTTCTTTTCAGAATGAGCTGATCAATCAAATATTCATAGGGGCAAAAAATGCAGATAATCACTATACAAGCATGCTCCAAGATCGACTAAGCGGAAAACAACTCGAGATTGAATCGATATGTGGGTACTTTTTGAAAGAAGCGACTAAGCGAGGTGTTTCAATCCCAGTTATTCAATCACTCTATAACAATTTAGCAACATTAGATAAGAGAGCTCTCCGATAA